The Arachis hypogaea cultivar Tifrunner chromosome 19, arahy.Tifrunner.gnm2.J5K5, whole genome shotgun sequence genome has a window encoding:
- the LOC112779609 gene encoding uncharacterized protein isoform X1 yields the protein MALVCSSTLSSILSLQSHHLLLDSQTSTTPFRSSFLFINTDNSFSLVCHAKKKLTFFDQILDYIEGGPKLRKWYGAPDLLPKDDTNTQDEEDDYPEDEIRDAVLVTDGDSEMGQMVILSLIVKPTRIKALVKDKRAALEAFGTYVESMTGDTSDNRFLKKALRGVRTIICPNEGFLSNVGSLQGVQHIILLSQQLSVYSGKSGIQSMMKSNAKKLAEQDESVLKSSGIPYTIIRTGAFQDTAGGNQGFTFDQGCAASGSISKEDAAFVCVQALDCVPQSGFIFEVANGQNQVSDWKQCLTALMEKPNQ from the exons ATGGCGTTGGTGTGTTCTTCTACGCTTTCTTCCATCCTTTCCCTCCAAAGCCATCATCTTCTTTTGGATTCTCAAACTTCAACCACACCATTTCGTTCTTCTTTCCTCTTCATCAACACAGATAACTCATTTTCTCTTGTATGTCATGCCAAGAAGAAGCTCACTTTTTTCGACCAAATTCTCGATTACATCGAAG GGGGTCCAAAATTAAGGAAATGGTATGGTGCACCTGATCTCCTTCCAAAAGACGACACTAACACACAAGATGAAGAGGATGATTATCCGG AAGATGAAATCAGGGATGCAGTGCTAGTAACAGATGGAGATAGTGAGATGGGTCAG ATGGTGATATTGTCACTAATTGTGAAGCCAACTCGAATAAAGGCACTGGTAAAGGATAAACGGGCTGCACTTGAAGCCTTTGGAACTTATGTTGAG TCCATGACAGGTGATACAAGTGACAATCGATTCCTCAAGAAAGCTCTCAGAGGAGTTCGCACAATTATATGCCCAAAT GAGGGTTTTCTTTCCAATGTTGGGAGCCTTCAAGGGGTAcaacatataatcctcttatcaCAG CAGTTGTCAGTTTATAGTGGTAAAAGTGGGATCCAATCTATGATGAAAAGCAATGCAAAGAAATTGGCAGAGCAAGATGAATCAGTGTTGAAGAGCTCAGGGATTCCTTACACCATTATTAGAACCGGTGCATTTCAAGATACAGCTGGTGGAAATCAAGGCTTTACCTTCGACCAG GGTTGTGCAGCTAGTGGAAGTATTAGCAAAGAAGATGCTGCCTTTGTTTGTGTACAAGCCTTGGACTGTGTCCCACAATCTGGATTCATATTTGAGGTGGCGAATGGCCAAAATCAAGTTTCAGATTGGAAACAATGTTTGACAGCGTTGATGGAGAAACCGAATCAATGA
- the LOC112779609 gene encoding uncharacterized protein isoform X2, producing the protein MALVCSSTLSSILSLQSHHLLLDSQTSTTPFRSSFLFINTDNSFSLVCHAKKKLTFFDQILDYIEGGPKLRKWYGAPDLLPKDDTNTQDEEDDYPEDEIRDAVLVTDGDSEMGQMVILSLIVKPTRIKALVKDKRAALEAFGTYVESMTGDTSDNRFLKKALRGVRTIICPNEGFLSNVGSLQGVQHIILLSQLSVYSGKSGIQSMMKSNAKKLAEQDESVLKSSGIPYTIIRTGAFQDTAGGNQGFTFDQGCAASGSISKEDAAFVCVQALDCVPQSGFIFEVANGQNQVSDWKQCLTALMEKPNQ; encoded by the exons ATGGCGTTGGTGTGTTCTTCTACGCTTTCTTCCATCCTTTCCCTCCAAAGCCATCATCTTCTTTTGGATTCTCAAACTTCAACCACACCATTTCGTTCTTCTTTCCTCTTCATCAACACAGATAACTCATTTTCTCTTGTATGTCATGCCAAGAAGAAGCTCACTTTTTTCGACCAAATTCTCGATTACATCGAAG GGGGTCCAAAATTAAGGAAATGGTATGGTGCACCTGATCTCCTTCCAAAAGACGACACTAACACACAAGATGAAGAGGATGATTATCCGG AAGATGAAATCAGGGATGCAGTGCTAGTAACAGATGGAGATAGTGAGATGGGTCAG ATGGTGATATTGTCACTAATTGTGAAGCCAACTCGAATAAAGGCACTGGTAAAGGATAAACGGGCTGCACTTGAAGCCTTTGGAACTTATGTTGAG TCCATGACAGGTGATACAAGTGACAATCGATTCCTCAAGAAAGCTCTCAGAGGAGTTCGCACAATTATATGCCCAAAT GAGGGTTTTCTTTCCAATGTTGGGAGCCTTCAAGGGGTAcaacatataatcctcttatcaCAG TTGTCAGTTTATAGTGGTAAAAGTGGGATCCAATCTATGATGAAAAGCAATGCAAAGAAATTGGCAGAGCAAGATGAATCAGTGTTGAAGAGCTCAGGGATTCCTTACACCATTATTAGAACCGGTGCATTTCAAGATACAGCTGGTGGAAATCAAGGCTTTACCTTCGACCAG GGTTGTGCAGCTAGTGGAAGTATTAGCAAAGAAGATGCTGCCTTTGTTTGTGTACAAGCCTTGGACTGTGTCCCACAATCTGGATTCATATTTGAGGTGGCGAATGGCCAAAATCAAGTTTCAGATTGGAAACAATGTTTGACAGCGTTGATGGAGAAACCGAATCAATGA
- the LOC112779609 gene encoding uncharacterized protein isoform X3, producing MALVCSSTLSSILSLQSHHLLLDSQTSTTPFRSSFLFINTDNSFSLVCHAKKKLTFFDQILDYIEGGPKLRKWYGAPDLLPKDDTNTQDEEDDYPEDEIRDAVLVTDGDSEMGQMVILSLIVKPTRIKALVKDKRAALEAFGTYVESMTGDTSDNRFLKKALRGVRTIICPNEGFLSNVGSLQGVQHIILLSQQLSVYSGKSGIQSMMKSNAKKLAEQDESVLKSSGIPYTIIRTGAFQDTAGGNQGFTFDQLVEVLAKKMLPLFVYKPWTVSHNLDSYLRWRMAKIKFQIGNNV from the exons ATGGCGTTGGTGTGTTCTTCTACGCTTTCTTCCATCCTTTCCCTCCAAAGCCATCATCTTCTTTTGGATTCTCAAACTTCAACCACACCATTTCGTTCTTCTTTCCTCTTCATCAACACAGATAACTCATTTTCTCTTGTATGTCATGCCAAGAAGAAGCTCACTTTTTTCGACCAAATTCTCGATTACATCGAAG GGGGTCCAAAATTAAGGAAATGGTATGGTGCACCTGATCTCCTTCCAAAAGACGACACTAACACACAAGATGAAGAGGATGATTATCCGG AAGATGAAATCAGGGATGCAGTGCTAGTAACAGATGGAGATAGTGAGATGGGTCAG ATGGTGATATTGTCACTAATTGTGAAGCCAACTCGAATAAAGGCACTGGTAAAGGATAAACGGGCTGCACTTGAAGCCTTTGGAACTTATGTTGAG TCCATGACAGGTGATACAAGTGACAATCGATTCCTCAAGAAAGCTCTCAGAGGAGTTCGCACAATTATATGCCCAAAT GAGGGTTTTCTTTCCAATGTTGGGAGCCTTCAAGGGGTAcaacatataatcctcttatcaCAG CAGTTGTCAGTTTATAGTGGTAAAAGTGGGATCCAATCTATGATGAAAAGCAATGCAAAGAAATTGGCAGAGCAAGATGAATCAGTGTTGAAGAGCTCAGGGATTCCTTACACCATTATTAGAACCGGTGCATTTCAAGATACAGCTGGTGGAAATCAAGGCTTTACCTTCGACCAG CTAGTGGAAGTATTAGCAAAGAAGATGCTGCCTTTGTTTGTGTACAAGCCTTGGACTGTGTCCCACAATCTGGATTCATATTTGAGGTGGCGAATGGCCAAAATCAAGTTTCAGATTGGAAACAATGTTTGA
- the LOC112777204 gene encoding protein ELF4-LIKE 4, protein MEGDIFGELGNTTQVDSRILQIFQKNLLQAQDILNQNRLLINEINQNHESKRPDNLSRNVGLIRELNSNIRRVVDLYADLSGSFTKSREASSEGDSSGTLKSDGKISQKRIRST, encoded by the coding sequence ATGGAAGGTGATATATTTGGAGAATTAGGCAATACAACTCAAGTAGATAGTAgaattctacaaatatttcaaAAGAACTTGTTGCAAGCCCAAGATATCTTGAACCAGAATAGGCTACTAATCAATGAGATAAACCAAAACCATGAATCCAAGAGGCCCGATAACTTGAGCAGAAATGTCGGTTTGATTCGAGAGCTCAACAGCAACATCAGAAGGGTGGTTGATCTCTATGCTGATCTTTCTGGTTCTTTCACCAAGTCTcgggaagcttcatctgaagggGACTCAAGTGGAACTTTGAAATCTGATGGAAAAATCAGTCAGAAGAGAATTAGATCTACCTGA
- the LOC112779609 gene encoding uncharacterized protein isoform X4, whose product MALVCSSTLSSILSLQSHHLLLDSQTSTTPFRSSFLFINTDNSFSLVCHAKKKLTFFDQILDYIEGGPKLRKWYGAPDLLPKDDTNTQDEEDDYPEDEIRDAVLVTDGDSEMGQMVILSLIVKPTRIKALVKDKRAALEAFGTYVESMTGDTSDNRFLKKALRGVRTIICPNEGFLSNVGSLQGVQHIILLSQLSVYSGKSGIQSMMKSNAKKLAEQDESVLKSSGIPYTIIRTGAFQDTAGGNQGFTFDQLVEVLAKKMLPLFVYKPWTVSHNLDSYLRWRMAKIKFQIGNNV is encoded by the exons ATGGCGTTGGTGTGTTCTTCTACGCTTTCTTCCATCCTTTCCCTCCAAAGCCATCATCTTCTTTTGGATTCTCAAACTTCAACCACACCATTTCGTTCTTCTTTCCTCTTCATCAACACAGATAACTCATTTTCTCTTGTATGTCATGCCAAGAAGAAGCTCACTTTTTTCGACCAAATTCTCGATTACATCGAAG GGGGTCCAAAATTAAGGAAATGGTATGGTGCACCTGATCTCCTTCCAAAAGACGACACTAACACACAAGATGAAGAGGATGATTATCCGG AAGATGAAATCAGGGATGCAGTGCTAGTAACAGATGGAGATAGTGAGATGGGTCAG ATGGTGATATTGTCACTAATTGTGAAGCCAACTCGAATAAAGGCACTGGTAAAGGATAAACGGGCTGCACTTGAAGCCTTTGGAACTTATGTTGAG TCCATGACAGGTGATACAAGTGACAATCGATTCCTCAAGAAAGCTCTCAGAGGAGTTCGCACAATTATATGCCCAAAT GAGGGTTTTCTTTCCAATGTTGGGAGCCTTCAAGGGGTAcaacatataatcctcttatcaCAG TTGTCAGTTTATAGTGGTAAAAGTGGGATCCAATCTATGATGAAAAGCAATGCAAAGAAATTGGCAGAGCAAGATGAATCAGTGTTGAAGAGCTCAGGGATTCCTTACACCATTATTAGAACCGGTGCATTTCAAGATACAGCTGGTGGAAATCAAGGCTTTACCTTCGACCAG CTAGTGGAAGTATTAGCAAAGAAGATGCTGCCTTTGTTTGTGTACAAGCCTTGGACTGTGTCCCACAATCTGGATTCATATTTGAGGTGGCGAATGGCCAAAATCAAGTTTCAGATTGGAAACAATGTTTGA